The DNA region TCAGTGGAGTGGCATTAACTCGCTGAGCTAGTAAGTTATTAGGTCCTTCCTATCATTTCACAGTGCCTCATCTAACAACCATAGCTACCTGGGTTATATCCTCCAGACATTCCTCGGATACAGTCAAGTTGTATCCCTCGTCCTCGCAGGCGTCGCCTTCACCCAATGTGCCATATTCTCAACACCGCCATATTTCTTCATCGACAAGATCGGCCGCCGAAATACAATCATGCTCTCATCAGGTGCTTGCGCCGTCTGTTTGTTCATCATCTCGGGTTCCCTACAGCACCAACGCTCCGCCGACGCTGCAGCTGCGGTCGCATTCATCTTCTTGTACCTGGACTGCTACGTTCTAGGCTTCCTCCCCGTTTCGTGGTCGTATTCTGCCGAGATTCAACCTCTTCGCGTTCGTAACAAGGCGACCGCTATTGGAGTCTTTAGTCACTGGGTAAGCGCCTCACCAATCCGACCACATGGCGAAGAGACTAACAATTTACAGATCAGTAATTTTGTCGTCGTCATGGTCACACCTATCGGAATCAACAACATTGGAGGCAACTTCTTCTGGATCTGGGCTATCATTTGCGCTTTGTTTGTGCCAGTAGCCTACGTTTTTGGTGTCGAAACCTCGGGACGAactcttgaggaggttgaccAGATGTTCTTTGATGAGCCGCGGATTATGATGGGGCTGAATCCTAATCACAGAAGGGTCATTAGGGCGTCTCCAGGTGGAGAAGTCGCGCAGGTTAGAGCCGTCAAAGCTCAGGGTGATGGAAGTGATCTGGAGGCGACACAGCCAGAGAAGGCTTAGATGCCTCAATCAGACAAGGGGTGCCAAAGTGCTGTCACGGGTACAATCTCTGACAAGTATCTTGGATTCAGGATCATAGTTACTACGGGAATGTGTAGCATTAaatcctccttctcatcaatcACCTCCCCTATCATACCAGTTCACACCCCGGGCTTGAAGCTGAGCTGCAAACAGGCTGCGCGGCTTCACCTGATTACCCGACTGGATCAAGGTTGCATTCCCATTCGAGTCACCAGGGCTTCCGCAGCCGACACACCAGTTTATCCCCAGTGGAGGTGACTCAAAGGTCACATCACTTCGCAAGTTCCAGCCGACACCGGCGTTAACAGCCCAGCCGCGGCCAGTGGTGCCTCTATTCCCGAACTTAGTTGGCGCCGAAGAGTCTTCGGCCAGCAACCCGGTGGACCATCGCTCAAAAGGCTCGAACTTCTGGTCACCGGAATCTGTCTCGTAGCGGGTGACAGCATTTGGTCCTGGGGTGAAGGCATCAGTGGAGACCGTATaagatctggctgtgtcGAGCCCAACTTGGGTAAGGTCTTGGATGAGAACCTGGCTGCCTCTGAGAACAACGTCAGAAGGCAAAGATGTTCCCTCAATGTCCTTGTTTCGATTCATGATGGTGTCCTGGATGGTGATCCTAGCAGCGTCTCTCTGAATCTCAAAGAACTTGTTGAAGCCGGTTAGGTTCAATCCACTGGCCCAACTGTCAACCGTCCAAGACGCAAACCTGACCGCAGCGTAGTTGCAAGTTGTGTAGTCGAGGCGCGTTCCCGAGCAGGTGTCGGCTCCAGCTTCTATCTGAAGGTTCGCAACCCCCATCTCTGAAGTTGGCTCCGGAGGTGTGTAAGCCCGGACTTCGGCTTTCATGTACACCGAGTTGAGGTTGTCCGTTAGGGGGATCTTGAACGTGATCGTGTTGCCGCTaatggtcttgatgatgtttgGCGCCATGATCTGAGTTCCCACCTGCCATCTCATTAGCATTGCTTTGTCTTGGGGTAGAAATAGCTTACTGATATCCATTCTTGGTGGTTGCCGTTCTTGACCAAGTCACTCATTCCATTAGTTCTGACCCAGGACTCTGTCACAGCTCGAGCGATGTAAACAGACTGTCCGACCACAAATCCAGATGCATCCTTGACTGTAACCGTGGAAGCCCGGACCGGCACGTAGCTGTTGGTGATCCTGGACCTGTATCCAAAATCGGCCTTGGGGGCAATACCGAACCTGCCAAGCGTGAAGACGGGCTTGGTAGGTTTTCTCTTGAGAACGATAGTTGTGTCTTTCTCGCCGGTGCCCCTGACGATGACATTGCTGTACAACTGAATGCCGGCTATCATGTAGAACTTGCCCGCTGGGATGCGAACAGTGCCTCCACCGTTTTGCCATGCTTGATTGATGGCCTGCTGAAGAGATGGACCAATATCATCGGTCGCCTTTGTCGGAAGGGGAAGGACGATGTTCCCGTTACCGATAGTCGGAAGGGCCGAGTCCGAGTTGCGATAGCCGCAGTAGCTAAAGTCGGGCAATTTGTCACCGCGAGAGCTGGCGACAGAAGCCCAGTTAACGACTGGGTCTCGCTTGAGCAGGCCAGCTTGGGCAAGTTGGACAGTGAACCAAAAGATAGTAATAAAAGTAAGGGTCATTGCAGGAGGTGTTTGGTGTAGTTACTGTGAAGATTGGTTGAGTTGTAGCGATGTATTGATTGCTTGAGCTGAGATTGACTCAAACGATAGGAACTTGACGTTGACTTTATATGAGTTGCCCAGTGATTCGGAAACAGAACGGCCTGGGCGCTTCGAGAACTCAACCGCCTCGTCCGCCTTGGAACGCTCGTCCATGGTCCAGGCGCCCGGCACATCTTTcgccttggacttgatgcTAGTGCCAGACTATCGAAATGTGACTTGTCAGGTCAAAATTCAGGTCTTGTAATGCTAACACTCATCCTCCCTCAACGCTATTCGCTTGAGGCTTCTAGCACTTGATCTAAAAGCAGGCGGGTGATCCCGCAGCCCTCTGCATCTGTGTTAAGGCTTCACTGCCACCAGAATCGTATGATCAAATCCAACTTTCACAGTCCAGAGTCTGTCACTCCCAGGCATGCTCTTGGCGCTATCCTGTGCCACAGTTCTTGAGATTACCGCGGAGCGCAACAGCATCGGCAGTTTCCGCGGCTCTCAAAGGAGTTGGTCTTTTCGAACAAGACGGGGAGAAATAACACAGAAGCCTCCCACCCAAGGGTTCGCTTGACTTAGTTCTTGGATTAGACTTCTTCGTCACCTTCTCAGGATTCTAGCAGTGGGCATTTTGAGCGACTTGGACCGTCTGCTTCAATGGCCATGTCAAgtcccatctcctccattCACTCAATGTATGATCGTTCGATGTCTTTCTAGAGCTAAACTCGTTGTCACTGGGCGTTCCAAGGGAAACATCGTGGGGATTGGTGCAGTTCCTAGCTCATGGCGACTTTTCAAGATCTATAGAATGATGGAGGAAGTCTATTTCCTCCCAAAGATGCTTAAATCTACACTTGCCGGGACCACCATGTTAGCTTACTGCTGCAAGCAGCCACCTCTAGTACTCTAGTTAAGCGTCCTGTGTCATGTGCACCTTTTGCGTGACTCTTTTCTCTTAAACAACCTTTTTAGAGCAACATCAACAATAATAAACATGCCAGTCAATATGAGCTCTAAGCAGGATCTCAAGTCTCAAGTGAGCCGCTCTTGTGGTGTAGTTCTAGACGGAAGAACCTCCAACCTTGGCAAGAGGACCCCTACTGTTAGTCCCGTACGCAGCCTCAATGGCTTCAATTGTCATACCAAGCCCCCCATTTGAGTCAGCCATCCGGTCGGTATGAAGGTTAATCCAGACGTTGGTCTAAATAGCATCTGCGTTCCTGTCCCGGGCGTGGCGTTGACCAGACCGGATCCGGCCCGGATCCACAAACTGGGCATGTCACCGTCCCGGAGACTATCCTCCAATTCGCCCAACTGTAGTAAATTTGCAACATGGAAGTTGCCGCGAGCCTCCAAGCCAGTACTTGCTCTTGTCCAAGTTCGGCTCTCCGTTTGGGACTCCACGGGCCACATGGCCTCTCGAGCAATGCACACAGGCAAGCAAGCCTTTTCCGCATCCATCCCGAGCCATACCACGTCTTTGGGCCCAAAAGCGTTGAGTGGAGCTCAATTGCCGAGTGAAGATCGGCACCCACCGCATCCGCCATGGCCCACGTTGAGTGTGGGTAGTTGGCTCACTCTGCGTAAAGTTGTCAATTAACGGGCGGGCCACGACAGAGAAAGCAGGGCCCGATCTCCGCCGTTTTTCGTGCATTCTGTATGATTCGCAGCCAGTGATGCAGCGCCTGTCTTCTTGGCAGTGGAGCCAGTGATGGCCCTTCAATGTGTCTGGTGCTTGGATGGAGGCGATGCAAAGGGTTCCCTGTAATAACGCTTCTGACGACATCTGTACAACACGATAATTATCGTCCAAATCGGATGACTTTTTCTTAGAGATAGCGACTTTTCCCGGACAAGATTCGGAGATAaaaaggtgatggaggaCGCTCAGTGAAAAGGCCAACCATTTGTGTGTGACGCTATCTTGGCCCTCGATCACATCATCGAGTCTAACAAATCTGTCATCCGTCGGGATCCCACACTCACGAAACGTCAATTTTCCTGATGGCTGTCTCAAACTTCAAGGTCATCGTCGTTGGGGGTGGTCCGGTTGGTTTGGTGGCAGCTCATGTTCTCTACAAGGCTGGTATCGACTTTGTTGTCTTGGAGCGTCGCCAGAATGtcgtcctcgatcttggggCGGCCCTGGTTCTTGCACCGCATAACATGAGGGTGATGCATCAGCTTGGTCTATACGATAAACTTATGGAAATCGGAGAAGAGTTGCTCAACACGAAGGGCTTTCTTTTGAATGGGTATCAGTTCAAAACGGGTACAGAGCTCCAGCTTCTGAAGCAAAAGTGTGTCATTCAGATGTCTATCTCGGTGAACCTCGCTAACTTTCGCAGTCATGGTGTTGGGCTGGTCGCATTTCACCGTGCCCAACTCGTCCAAGTTCTTTACAACAATCTGCCAGAGGAAGCCAAGTCAAAGTATTTGctcaacaagaagatcatcgccatcgactCAAGCGGTGAGGGTGTGCGCGTAATTTCCGACGATGGCAGCATCTACGAGGGCTCCATTGTCCTGGGCGCCGACGGCGTGCACAGCATCACTCGCAATTGGATGAGAGATATTGCTCTTTCTGAAAAGCCCTATCGTGACTGGGATCCAAAGGAGCCGTTCACATCCGTGTACAAGTGTCTGTGGGCCAGCTTCCCGCGTCCTTCCGAGCCGGGAGCCAACTTTGAGACAACAAGCAAGGACCAATCGGCAATGTACCTCACTGGCCGCGAAAGGGGCTGGATTCTACTGTATGACAAGTCTGAGCCGACAACTGCCCTACGATCATATTCAGAGAAGGAAGTTGAGGAGGTAGCGGCCAAGCTAGCCGAGTTCCCAGTCACCGAGACCCTCAAAGTCAAGGACGTTGTCAAAGAGCGGTTCACATGGGGCATGTCggatctcggcgagggcATCCTGAAACACTGGAGCTACCGACGCATCGTCCTCGCGGGAGACGCCTGTCACAAGTTTACGCCCAACGCCGGCTTGGGCCTCAACAACGGGATCCAGGATGTTGTCGTGTTGTGCAATGGGCTGCACCAAGCCGTTGCAGACGGGAAGACCGACACCGCCACTCTTGCAAAGGTGTTTGAACAGTATCAGAGCGACAGAGCGGAGGCGGTGGAAAAGGACTACAAACAGTCGGCGTTGGTTACAAGGCTGCAGACTTGGGCGAGTGGGCTATACTATTTCCTCAGTCGGTTTGTTCTGTCAAACAACTTTGTTGCCAGGTTTGTGGCGCGGTTTGTCACGTCGCCTCACATCAGGAAAGCAAGAGTTTTGGATTTTGTCAGGGCAACGGAATTACCACTCGGTAACGTTGGGTGGCAATATGCCATCCCGCAATGAAGAAGACTGTCAGATGGGTTACGCATGGTTACAACTTTGTTTTATAGTGTTTGTGTTTTAAATAGAGTGGTTGTCGCTTAGCAACTCCCGTGTTATACATTAAATATCCAATGCATCTTCAGTCAAAGCCCCGTTGTCCAGGGGTCAGGGAGGATACTATTGGATGCAAACGGGAGAGTGCTTTATTGAGGGGCCCGCATGTGTGTGCGATAGAGGTATTAGGCATGGATGTGTGCGGGGTTGTGGATGCATTTAGATGTATAATCCAGTTGATGCGGAAAGAAACAGTGTGATAATATAGAAGTCTTGGCAGGAGTGTTGAATATTAAGGTGAAGACAGCAACACAGCTTTCTCTCGTTTTCCACCGGCCAAGACTGATTGTTCCTAAGCCGTTAAAAGAATGACTTACCCGTCAGACTTTGCTAGGGGCAGGGTAAGCATCCTACTTGACACCCCATCATCGAAGAGCCTAACAGCCTCGAGCGCAGGCTCAGTTCACACTCAACATTTGGGGCTGGCCCTCAACAAGGATCAGCAGTGTTACGGCGAGAAACAGGCAAAAACGCCAGGGAGAGAGAAGGTCTGTGTGCTCTGTCCCAAGCCACAATGCATGCCCTAGTTTCGTTTGCTCTCGGCTCCGCCTCCTCATTGGCTCGTCAGTATCACTTCTCAGCTCTTCTGTTACACGGCAGCAACTAAATCTTCAAGCCTGATTTTGAGTGACGCTATGAGCCGCTTGAAGATTACTGGGTGGTAAATGTGCAAGAAAAATCTTGCTCGCCAATCGGGTACTCAAgatccctcttctctccaaccTCTTGGGTTTCTGCAAATTTCATTTTTCAACACACTCAGAAACCCATCGACGGCTTGCCTTTGACCTTATCCTCTTGTCTCTCCAAAACTCCTTTTGAACCTCTTTTAACAATACTACGATGGATTCTCGTGGGAGTTCCGTCGAGGTTGCTGATACCAGCGACTGGGGTAAGGCCATGGCAAGATTGGCAGAGGTTCATTCACTCTCAGCACGACACGGCGGTAACCTTCACTCCATGAATTCGCCGTTTAAACAGCAAGATGAACGATTTGAATATCTTAGAGCAAAAGTCCAGCGCCTGGACCTCGAATATCATCAGGTACTCTCGGGCGGTCTGCCAAATAACGCCAGACCAGACGACACCATGTCGGAATGGATAAGACGCCGTGTCCTCAAGATACAGAAACTCGAGGATGAGCTACGGAGGGGACCCGATCGAAAGATAGTCGAACACGCCGAGGCCGACTACCAGGCACGATGTCGAGAGGAAGAACAACAATATTTTCTTGACTTGTTGAAAGTTTTTGGCGACATCGGCCGGAGATGGGTGATGGAGTCATATGGCCTAACCGACCACATCGCCACGA from Fusarium keratoplasticum isolate Fu6.1 chromosome 12, whole genome shotgun sequence includes:
- a CDS encoding FAD-binding-3 domain-containing protein; translation: MAVSNFKVIVVGGGPVGLVAAHVLYKAGIDFVVLERRQNVVLDLGAALVLAPHNMRVMHQLGLYDKLMEIGEELLNTKGFLLNGYQFKTGTELQLLKQKCVIQMSISVNLANFRSHGVGLVAFHRAQLVQVLYNNLPEEAKSKYLLNKKIIAIDSSGEGVRVISDDGSIYEGSIVLGADGVHSITRNWMRDIALSEKPYRDWDPKEPFTSVYKCLWASFPRPSEPGANFETTSKDQSAMYLTGRERGWILLYDKSEPTTALRSYSEKEVEEVAAKLAEFPVTETLKVKDVVKERFTWGMSDLGEGILKHWSYRRIVLAGDACHKFTPNAGLGLNNGIQDVVVLCNGLHQAVADGKTDTATLAKVFEQYQSDRAEAVEKDYKQSALVTRLQTWASGLYYFLSRFVLSNNFVARFVARFVTSPHIRKARVLDFVRATELPLGNVGWQYAIPQ